A genomic stretch from Neodiprion fabricii isolate iyNeoFabr1 chromosome 3, iyNeoFabr1.1, whole genome shotgun sequence includes:
- the LOC124177182 gene encoding 40S ribosomal protein S20 isoform X1: MFQASLKTDNPEKPGQETAPIHRIRITLTSCNVRSLEKVCTELITGAKKQKQKLKVKGPVRMPTKILRITTRKTPCGEGSKTWDRFQMRIHKRVIDLYSPSEIVKQITSISIEPGVEVEVTIADE; this comes from the exons ATGTTTCAGGCAAGTCTTAAGACAGATAATCCAGAGAAACCTGGTCAGGAAACTGCACCAATCCATCGGATCCGTATTACACTGACCTCATGTAACGTCCGTTCCCTTGAGAAAG TGTGTACAGAGCTTATCACTGGAGCTAAGAAACAGAAACAGAAGCTGAAGGTGAAAGGACCTGTCCGTATGCCAACCAAGATTCTTAGGATTACGACACGTAAAACACCTTGTGGTGAAGGTTCAAAGACTTGGGATCGCTTCCAGATGCGAATTCATAAGAGGGTAATTGACCTTTACTCTCCGTCTGAAATTGTGAAGCAAATAACCAGCATCTCGATTGAACCTGGTGTAGAAGTTGAAGTTACCATTGCTGACGAATAA
- the LOC124177182 gene encoding 40S ribosomal protein S20 isoform X2, with protein sequence MASLKTDNPEKPGQETAPIHRIRITLTSCNVRSLEKVCTELITGAKKQKQKLKVKGPVRMPTKILRITTRKTPCGEGSKTWDRFQMRIHKRVIDLYSPSEIVKQITSISIEPGVEVEVTIADE encoded by the exons GCAAGTCTTAAGACAGATAATCCAGAGAAACCTGGTCAGGAAACTGCACCAATCCATCGGATCCGTATTACACTGACCTCATGTAACGTCCGTTCCCTTGAGAAAG TGTGTACAGAGCTTATCACTGGAGCTAAGAAACAGAAACAGAAGCTGAAGGTGAAAGGACCTGTCCGTATGCCAACCAAGATTCTTAGGATTACGACACGTAAAACACCTTGTGGTGAAGGTTCAAAGACTTGGGATCGCTTCCAGATGCGAATTCATAAGAGGGTAATTGACCTTTACTCTCCGTCTGAAATTGTGAAGCAAATAACCAGCATCTCGATTGAACCTGGTGTAGAAGTTGAAGTTACCATTGCTGACGAATAA